A single window of Microbispora hainanensis DNA harbors:
- a CDS encoding oxidoreductase, whose protein sequence is MSSETTSGTTSRAYGTGITAGEVLDRGDLTGRTAVVTGGYSGLGLAATRALADAGARVVVPARRPETARQSLAGVRGVEIDRLDLADLDSVRAFAERFLRRETGLDILIANAGIMACPETRVGPGWEAQFATNHLGHYALTQLLWPALTAAGAARVVSVSSGYGTDWRIRWDDIHFTRGYDKWAAYAQSKLANILFARHLDRLGAPYGVRAFSVNPGWILTPLQRHLTTDEMVSAGWIDADGHPVPGLFRTPEQGAATLVWAATSRELDGRGGDYCADCRVTDGGPKDDGEAARLWALSADLTGLDIIPVIP, encoded by the coding sequence ATGAGCAGCGAAACGACCAGTGGCACAACGTCACGCGCGTACGGCACGGGCATCACCGCCGGTGAGGTCCTCGACAGGGGCGATCTCACCGGCAGGACGGCCGTTGTCACCGGCGGCTATTCCGGCCTGGGTCTCGCGGCCACCCGTGCGCTCGCCGACGCGGGCGCGCGAGTCGTCGTCCCGGCGCGCCGGCCCGAGACGGCGCGGCAGTCGCTCGCCGGTGTCCGAGGGGTCGAGATCGACCGGCTCGACCTCGCCGATCTGGATTCCGTACGAGCGTTCGCCGAGCGGTTCCTGCGCCGGGAGACCGGCCTCGACATCCTGATCGCCAACGCCGGGATCATGGCCTGCCCCGAGACCCGGGTGGGGCCCGGCTGGGAGGCGCAGTTCGCGACCAACCATCTCGGCCACTACGCGCTCACGCAGTTGCTGTGGCCCGCCCTCACCGCCGCCGGCGCGGCCCGCGTCGTCTCGGTCTCCTCCGGGTACGGCACGGACTGGCGCATCCGGTGGGACGACATTCACTTCACCCGCGGCTACGACAAGTGGGCCGCGTACGCGCAGTCCAAGCTCGCGAACATCCTGTTCGCCCGCCACCTCGATCGGCTGGGGGCGCCGTACGGGGTGCGTGCCTTCTCGGTCAACCCCGGCTGGATCCTCACTCCGCTGCAGCGGCATCTCACGACCGACGAGATGGTCTCCGCCGGATGGATCGACGCCGACGGCCATCCGGTGCCCGGCCTGTTCCGGACACCCGAACAGGGCGCGGCGACCCTGGTGTGGGCCGCGACGTCGCGCGAGCTCGACGGGCGCGGCGGCGACTACTGCGCGGACTGCCGCGTCACCGACGGCGGCCCGAAAGACGACGGCGAGGCGGCCCGTCTCTGGGCGCTCTCGGCCGACCTGACGGGCCTCGACATCATCCCCGTCATCCCCTGA
- a CDS encoding HAMP domain-containing sensor histidine kinase produces MGRSTLHVRLERAGPRREASRWWDLTAMLTAVVVGRMLARRLLVRRLLRRLYAISGNLAEINISDEHAQIAQRRDPRELKQLIDNINVSLDMLDHERQFASNIAHEIRSPLAGIRVTVEEATAHPGEADYPQVLEAVLRGVDRLEALATALLLVARSRAAQADWERIDLCELVRQEVADRNDPITIEIICAPHVVITAMRTRICQIITNLLDNAQHHAVNQVQVHVGRSDGNARLAVSDDGPGVPEQDRERIFDRMYQLRTTCQRGGPGIGLGLSITRDIAKAHHGAVWVESSPLGGACFVLQMPIAVP; encoded by the coding sequence ATGGGCAGGTCGACCCTGCACGTACGGCTGGAGCGGGCAGGCCCGCGGAGAGAGGCCAGTCGCTGGTGGGACCTCACCGCGATGCTGACCGCCGTGGTGGTGGGCCGGATGCTCGCCCGGCGACTGCTCGTCCGCCGGCTGCTGCGGCGTCTCTATGCCATCTCCGGCAACCTCGCCGAGATCAACATCAGCGACGAACACGCCCAGATCGCCCAGCGACGTGACCCGCGGGAGCTGAAGCAGCTCATCGACAACATCAACGTGAGCCTGGACATGCTCGACCATGAGCGGCAGTTCGCCTCCAACATCGCCCACGAGATCCGGTCCCCGCTGGCCGGGATACGCGTCACGGTGGAGGAGGCGACCGCCCATCCCGGCGAAGCCGACTACCCACAGGTGCTTGAGGCCGTGCTCCGCGGAGTGGATCGGCTGGAGGCGCTGGCCACCGCGCTTCTCCTGGTCGCCCGTTCCCGCGCCGCCCAGGCCGACTGGGAACGTATCGACCTGTGCGAGCTGGTCAGGCAGGAGGTCGCGGACCGGAACGACCCCATCACGATCGAGATCATCTGCGCTCCCCATGTCGTGATCACGGCCATGCGTACGCGGATCTGCCAGATCATCACCAATCTGCTGGACAACGCTCAGCACCACGCGGTCAACCAGGTGCAGGTGCACGTCGGCCGCAGCGACGGCAACGCGCGCCTGGCGGTGTCGGACGACGGCCCCGGCGTGCCGGAGCAGGACAGGGAACGCATCTTCGACCGGATGTACCAGCTCAGGACCACCTGCCAGCGGGGCGGTCCCGGCATCGGCCTCGGCCTGTCCATCACCCGGGACATCGCGAAGGCCCACCACGGAGCCGTCTGGGTCGAATCCTCCCCGCTCGGCGGCGCCTGCTTCGTGCTTCAGATGCCCATCGCCGTTCCCTGA
- a CDS encoding NAD(P)H-binding protein produces the protein MILITGATGAVGRLVIQQLVAQGARVRTVSRSPRDAALPYGVEVVQGDPARPGTMAGHFAGVEAVFLHPRTFGDSAERLLALAAERGVRRVVALSAMNIDDPFDLQPSRWRGDRNKEAEEAAVASGLAWTSLRASSFAGNTLQAWGAQIRAGDVVRYVHAGFRESLLDERDLAEVAARALLTDELLSDELAGRRLELTGPESLSHEETVAAIAAALGRPLRFEEVPSRAVAAHLIANGLPEPFVRTLMARYDHYAGHEQHPATADVEKVLGRPARTYAEWVTDHVAAFRNG, from the coding sequence ATGATCCTCATCACCGGAGCGACCGGCGCCGTCGGACGTCTCGTCATTCAGCAGCTCGTCGCACAAGGCGCCCGCGTGCGCACCGTGAGCCGCTCCCCGCGCGACGCGGCCCTGCCGTACGGCGTGGAGGTCGTCCAGGGCGATCCGGCCCGGCCCGGCACGATGGCCGGCCACTTCGCCGGCGTCGAGGCGGTCTTCCTGCACCCGCGCACCTTCGGCGACTCCGCCGAGCGGCTCCTCGCCCTGGCTGCCGAACGGGGCGTACGCAGGGTGGTGGCCCTGTCGGCGATGAACATCGACGACCCGTTCGACCTGCAGCCGTCGCGATGGCGGGGCGACCGCAACAAGGAGGCCGAGGAGGCGGCCGTCGCCAGCGGCCTGGCCTGGACCAGCCTGCGCGCGAGCAGCTTCGCCGGCAACACCCTGCAGGCGTGGGGCGCGCAGATCCGCGCCGGAGACGTCGTGCGCTACGTGCACGCGGGGTTCCGGGAGTCCCTGCTCGACGAGCGCGATCTGGCCGAGGTCGCGGCCCGCGCGCTGCTCACCGACGAACTGCTCTCCGACGAACTGGCGGGCCGCCGGCTGGAGCTCACCGGGCCCGAGTCACTGTCGCACGAGGAGACGGTGGCCGCCATCGCCGCCGCGCTCGGCAGGCCGCTGCGCTTCGAGGAGGTCCCGTCGCGGGCCGTCGCGGCGCACCTGATCGCCAACGGGCTGCCCGAGCCGTTCGTACGCACCCTGATGGCCCGGTATGACCACTACGCCGGCCACGAGCAGCATCCCGCGACGGCCGATGTCGAGAAGGTCCTCGGCCGTCCCGCACGGACGTACGCCGAGTGGGTGACCGACCACGTCGCCGCCTTCCGCAACGGCTGA
- the sigJ gene encoding RNA polymerase sigma factor SigJ yields the protein MMRESPPADAAEVFADHRELLFSIVYNMLGTVGDTDDVLQETWLAWAACDVAAIGNPRAYLVRVAVNQALAHQSALRRRRETYLGPWLPEPLVTGPDAAEPAVRAESVSIALLVILETLTPLERAVFVLHEVFAYQHTEIADMLDRSPAAIRQLAHRAREHVQARRPRARVDRRTHREVTERFIEAAFGGDLAALMEMLAPDVVLWPDGGGKSTAGGPRPIRGRDKVARVVVANARGGVDVRYRQVNGDPSVVIFEEDAPLAVMVLDLDADGEQVRAIYVVSNPDKLGTASGDTP from the coding sequence ATGATGCGTGAAAGTCCCCCGGCCGACGCGGCCGAGGTGTTCGCCGACCACCGCGAGCTGCTGTTCTCCATCGTCTACAACATGCTCGGCACGGTCGGCGACACCGACGACGTGCTCCAGGAGACGTGGCTCGCGTGGGCGGCGTGCGACGTGGCCGCCATCGGCAACCCCCGCGCCTACCTGGTGCGGGTCGCGGTCAACCAGGCCCTCGCCCATCAGAGCGCGTTGCGCAGGCGCAGGGAGACCTACCTGGGCCCGTGGCTGCCGGAACCGCTGGTCACGGGTCCCGACGCCGCCGAGCCCGCCGTACGCGCCGAGTCGGTGTCGATCGCGCTGCTGGTGATCCTGGAGACGCTCACGCCGCTGGAGCGCGCCGTGTTCGTCCTGCACGAGGTGTTCGCCTACCAGCACACCGAGATCGCCGACATGCTCGACCGCAGCCCGGCCGCGATCCGGCAGCTCGCCCATCGGGCCCGCGAACACGTGCAGGCGCGGCGTCCCCGCGCCCGGGTCGACCGGCGTACGCACCGGGAGGTGACCGAGCGCTTCATCGAGGCGGCGTTCGGCGGCGACCTGGCCGCGCTGATGGAGATGCTCGCGCCCGACGTCGTCCTGTGGCCCGACGGCGGGGGCAAGTCGACGGCGGGCGGGCCGCGTCCGATCCGCGGCCGCGACAAGGTCGCCCGCGTGGTCGTGGCCAACGCGCGCGGCGGCGTGGACGTCCGCTATCGCCAGGTCAACGGCGACCCCTCCGTGGTCATCTTCGAGGAGGACGCGCCCCTCGCGGTGATGGTGCTCGACCTCGACGCGGACGGGGAGCAGGTGCGCGCCATCTACGTGGTCAGCAACCCCGACAAGCTCGGCACCGCCTCCGGCGACACCCCGTGA
- a CDS encoding AAA family ATPase, protein MLITRLTVPPPHPQGWPFIIPAVRHLAAGLDITAPVTFLVGENGSGKSTLVEAVADVCGINAEGGKAGTRYASTGEATPLGRVLHAEFTTSGLRLVRGPRTKRRAFFFRAETLFNLGQNVSGLHGFWEEDLTEQSHGEGFFTVLDRMVAGPGLYLMDEPEAALSFTSCLRLVALMDRVAREGGQIICATHSPVLASLPGAQILELDDEGIHRVTWKELQLVDHWRRFLESPEAYLRHVLGRRTAPP, encoded by the coding sequence GTGCTGATCACCCGTCTGACCGTGCCGCCGCCTCATCCGCAGGGGTGGCCGTTCATCATTCCCGCCGTACGGCACCTCGCCGCGGGGCTCGACATCACCGCCCCCGTGACGTTCCTCGTCGGGGAGAACGGCTCGGGGAAGTCCACGCTTGTCGAGGCCGTCGCCGACGTGTGCGGCATCAACGCCGAAGGAGGCAAGGCCGGCACCCGGTATGCCTCCACCGGGGAGGCGACGCCGCTCGGCCGGGTGCTGCACGCCGAGTTCACCACCTCGGGGCTGCGCCTGGTCCGTGGCCCCCGTACGAAGCGGCGGGCGTTCTTCTTCCGCGCCGAGACGTTGTTCAACCTCGGGCAGAACGTGTCGGGCCTGCACGGCTTCTGGGAGGAGGACCTGACCGAGCAGTCGCACGGCGAGGGGTTCTTCACCGTGCTCGACCGCATGGTCGCCGGGCCGGGCCTCTACCTGATGGACGAGCCGGAGGCGGCGCTGTCGTTCACCTCCTGCCTGCGTCTGGTCGCGTTGATGGACCGCGTCGCCCGTGAGGGCGGGCAGATCATCTGTGCCACGCATTCGCCGGTCCTGGCGAGTCTCCCGGGCGCGCAGATCCTTGAGTTGGACGACGAGGGGATCCACCGTGTCACTTGGAAGGAACTCCAGCTCGTGGACCATTGGCGGCGCTTCTTGGAGTCGCCCGAGGCTTACCTGCGGCATGTGCTCGGCCGCCGTACGGCACCGCCGTAG
- a CDS encoding glycoside hydrolase family 43 protein, which translates to MPIFHSRDLTTWNQIGNVLDRPSQLRLRTAPSSGGIYAPTLRHHDGLYMLITTNVSDRGHFIVSAEDPAGPWSDPIVVDGLPSVDPDLAWDEDGTCWCTYATFGAEAGTIMQVPIDPLRGEILDAPRPLWSGTGLAAPEAPHLYRIDGTWYLLIAEGGTARGHAVSVARAPKATGPFEGCPANPVLSHRSTGSTIQNTGHGDLVQAPDGSWHMLLLGVRPRGVTPGFHVLGRETFLRAAMALGPAPAPARLLPGRPAELAAPARRRRVARRPVAFDWYECTGTAG; encoded by the coding sequence GTGCCGATCTTCCACAGCCGCGACCTGACCACGTGGAACCAGATCGGCAACGTGCTCGACCGGCCGTCCCAGCTGCGTCTGCGCACCGCGCCGTCATCCGGCGGGATCTACGCGCCCACCCTGCGCCACCACGACGGCCTGTACATGCTGATCACGACCAACGTCTCCGACCGGGGCCACTTCATCGTGTCGGCCGAGGATCCGGCCGGGCCCTGGTCGGATCCGATCGTGGTCGACGGCCTGCCCAGCGTCGATCCGGACCTCGCCTGGGATGAAGACGGCACCTGCTGGTGCACGTACGCCACCTTCGGCGCCGAGGCCGGCACCATCATGCAGGTGCCCATCGACCCGCTGCGGGGCGAGATCCTCGACGCGCCCCGTCCGTTGTGGTCCGGCACCGGCCTCGCCGCGCCGGAAGCGCCGCACCTCTACCGGATCGACGGGACCTGGTATCTGCTGATCGCCGAGGGCGGCACCGCGCGTGGTCACGCGGTCTCGGTGGCCCGGGCGCCGAAGGCGACCGGGCCGTTCGAGGGCTGCCCGGCCAACCCGGTGCTCAGCCACCGCAGCACCGGCTCGACGATCCAGAACACCGGCCATGGTGATCTCGTGCAGGCGCCTGACGGGTCATGGCACATGCTGCTGCTCGGCGTCCGTCCGCGCGGGGTCACGCCGGGCTTCCACGTCCTGGGCCGCGAGACCTTCCTCCGGGCCGCAATGGCTCTCGGTCCGGCACCGGCCCCCGCACGACTACTCCCTGGACGCCCGGCCGAGCTGGCTGCCCCTGCGCGCCGGCGCCGGGTCGCTCGACGACCCGTCGCCTTCGACTGGTACGAGTGCACGGGAACGGCAGGCTAA
- a CDS encoding MerR family transcriptional regulator, with protein MKAEVLHIGEVARRTGLSVHTLRLYERAGLLASEVRRDEAGRRVYSAWDVEWLGNCVKFRASGMPLATISRLARLVREGSGNEAERLEVLREHRRHVIAQLARLRDCLDLIDGKVDAYERHLAANGAGDPWQHAQGTAMGI; from the coding sequence ATGAAGGCTGAAGTTCTGCATATCGGCGAGGTGGCCAGGCGCACCGGGTTGAGCGTGCACACGCTGCGGCTGTACGAGCGTGCGGGGCTGCTCGCGAGCGAGGTACGGCGCGACGAGGCAGGCCGGCGGGTGTACAGCGCCTGGGACGTCGAATGGCTGGGCAACTGCGTGAAGTTCCGGGCCTCCGGCATGCCGCTGGCCACGATCAGCCGGCTGGCCCGGCTCGTCCGCGAGGGCAGCGGCAACGAAGCGGAGCGGCTCGAGGTGCTGCGCGAGCACCGGCGCCACGTCATCGCGCAACTCGCCCGGCTGCGGGACTGTCTCGACCTCATCGACGGCAAGGTGGACGCCTACGAACGGCACCTCGCCGCCAACGGCGCCGGAGATCCCTGGCAGCATGCTCAGGGAACGGCGATGGGCATCTGA
- a CDS encoding NmrA family NAD(P)-binding protein translates to MTVLVTGATGTVGRQVVHHLLERGGKVRALTRDPARAALPYGVEVVAGDLTDVAGLEAAFDGVTAVHLINFGVGCRPLANGRDIVALAERAGVGRATVLGGWQEGTLEPAVRASGLEWTFLQPTQFMANFVNDWGESLRTTGRVREPYGDRQSPPVDEHDIGAIAAAVLTQGGHGGRSYHLTGPEVLTARRMVAILAEATGRDLRFEELTPDEVRREWSTPDRRPPLALFRAFAEIEGADEVDMVESLLRIYGTPNPFATRLTGDVEQVVGRPPRTFAQWAAEHAPHFVPADAR, encoded by the coding sequence ATGACCGTTCTCGTCACCGGAGCCACGGGCACCGTCGGCCGGCAGGTCGTCCACCATCTGTTGGAGCGCGGCGGCAAGGTGCGGGCGCTGACCCGGGACCCCGCCCGCGCCGCCCTGCCGTACGGCGTGGAGGTCGTGGCGGGTGATCTCACCGACGTCGCCGGCCTGGAGGCGGCCTTCGACGGCGTCACGGCCGTCCACCTGATCAACTTCGGCGTCGGCTGTCGGCCTCTCGCGAACGGACGCGACATCGTCGCGCTCGCCGAACGGGCCGGGGTCGGCAGGGCCACCGTCCTGGGCGGCTGGCAGGAGGGCACGCTGGAGCCTGCCGTGAGGGCGAGCGGCCTGGAGTGGACGTTCTTGCAGCCGACGCAGTTCATGGCCAACTTCGTCAATGACTGGGGCGAGTCACTGCGGACCACCGGCCGGGTGCGTGAGCCGTACGGCGATCGGCAGAGCCCGCCGGTCGACGAACACGACATCGGCGCCATCGCGGCGGCCGTGCTGACGCAGGGCGGTCACGGCGGCAGGTCCTATCACCTCACCGGCCCCGAGGTGCTGACCGCGCGGCGGATGGTCGCGATCCTCGCCGAGGCGACCGGCCGCGACCTGCGGTTCGAGGAGCTCACTCCCGACGAGGTGCGCCGCGAGTGGAGCACGCCCGACCGGCGTCCGCCGCTGGCGCTCTTCCGCGCGTTCGCGGAGATCGAGGGAGCCGACGAGGTGGACATGGTGGAAAGCCTGCTGCGGATCTACGGCACGCCGAACCCGTTCGCCACCAGACTCACCGGTGACGTGGAGCAGGTCGTCGGCCGGCCACCGCGTACGTTCGCCCAATGGGCCGCCGAGCACGCCCCTCACTTCGTGCCCGCCGACGCGCGCTGA
- a CDS encoding deoxyxylulose-5-phosphate synthase, with the protein MAHGKTSFVCLPCRASYKQPFPGVGLDERLCPRCAQPLVHVGSAFAAPRRRDTAAWRTLSVLLHAGVRFHKSCCGGPGYRPRSLSEVRARMTYARRTGEPFSKALVLRELP; encoded by the coding sequence ATGGCCCATGGGAAGACCTCCTTCGTCTGCTTGCCGTGCCGCGCCTCGTACAAGCAGCCGTTTCCGGGCGTGGGCCTTGACGAGCGGCTCTGCCCGCGATGCGCTCAGCCGCTCGTCCATGTCGGCTCCGCCTTCGCGGCGCCGCGCCGCAGGGACACGGCGGCCTGGCGGACGCTCTCGGTGCTGCTGCACGCAGGTGTCCGCTTCCACAAGAGCTGCTGCGGAGGCCCCGGTTATCGGCCGCGCTCGCTCAGCGAGGTGCGCGCACGGATGACGTACGCCCGGAGGACCGGAGAGCCCTTCTCCAAGGCTCTGGTGCTTCGCGAACTGCCGTAG